The following coding sequences are from one Novosphingobium sp. Gsoil 351 window:
- a CDS encoding YciI family protein, with protein sequence MKYFFVQGEYSIPFTELTKLSDLVAEHRAYVQQAYDDGHYLLSGPEVPADTGVVIARAPSRTLLNELMEREPFVRDGKVRISRVVEFVPARHRPQIEDWVVG encoded by the coding sequence ATGAAATATTTCTTTGTTCAAGGTGAATATTCGATACCGTTTACGGAGCTGACAAAGCTGTCCGACTTGGTCGCTGAACATCGTGCTTACGTCCAGCAAGCCTACGACGATGGCCATTATCTACTTTCCGGGCCGGAAGTCCCTGCGGACACCGGGGTTGTGATCGCTCGCGCTCCATCTCGCACGTTGCTTAACGAGCTTATGGAACGCGAGCCGTTCGTCCGTGACGGCAAGGTTCGAATATCTCGGGTCGTGGAGTTCGTCCCGGCTCGCCACCGACCTCAAATCGAGGATTGGGTAGTTGGTTAG